The Novosphingobium kaempferiae genome includes a window with the following:
- a CDS encoding DUF885 domain-containing protein: protein MTDTPNSISGHSISRRSTLHLLAAGTATLAMPMRAVAAAQSTASTGADALLDNIAWSLLEHVPETATGLGVDTGEHAGLRARMEDRSEAGRQAYAATLRKALAQVETFDTTGLDHSTRTSLAVVKSAFATSLEGFAMPYGDVAVGGWRNTPYVVIQNVGAYLDAPRFLDADHPIKAPADADAWIARLSQLDAQLDGERGRIEAAAAKGLVPPDFLLDRAIAQMTSTIADARKDGGSLVTSIAGRTGQMTGTWAADAKTIVATEVVPALERQLAELQRQRGVAKGDPGMRERPHGAEFYAWALRASTTTRVPPEEVHQRGLQELADLHARMDPILKSLGYTQGTVGARMTALGEDKRFMFSEGDPGRTEILAFIQKRIDWIRSQMPRAFREVVPGNVEVRRLPLSEEPGAPTAYGGAGSKDGSVPGKMWINLRTTDLHRKYDLPTLVHHEAIPGHVWQGEYANRLPLIRSILAFNAYSEGWALYGEQLADELGAYDDDPVGRLGYLQSLAFRACRMVVDTGLHSKGWTREQAVRFFMEKNGNKREEVVNEVDRYCSWPGQACGYKMGHSQIVAQRNRAQDALGAAYDLRDYDQAVVDGGNVPLDVLAQNVSEYIAGKTR, encoded by the coding sequence ATGACAGACACCCCCAACTCGATTTCCGGCCACTCGATTTCCCGGCGCAGCACGCTGCACCTGCTCGCCGCAGGAACCGCCACCCTTGCCATGCCGATGCGCGCCGTCGCCGCTGCCCAAAGCACCGCTTCGACCGGAGCCGACGCCCTGCTCGACAACATCGCATGGAGCCTGCTGGAGCACGTCCCCGAAACCGCCACTGGCCTCGGCGTCGACACCGGCGAACATGCTGGCCTGCGCGCCCGCATGGAGGACCGCTCCGAAGCCGGACGGCAGGCTTATGCCGCCACCTTGCGCAAGGCGCTCGCGCAAGTGGAAACGTTCGACACGACCGGACTCGACCACTCCACCCGCACCAGCCTTGCCGTAGTAAAGAGCGCATTCGCCACCTCGCTCGAAGGTTTCGCGATGCCGTATGGCGATGTCGCCGTGGGCGGCTGGCGCAACACGCCCTACGTCGTCATCCAGAACGTCGGCGCCTATCTCGACGCGCCGCGCTTCCTCGACGCCGATCACCCGATCAAGGCTCCCGCCGACGCCGATGCGTGGATCGCTCGCCTCTCGCAACTCGATGCCCAGCTTGATGGCGAGCGTGGCCGGATCGAGGCGGCGGCGGCCAAGGGCCTCGTCCCGCCGGACTTCCTGCTCGACCGCGCCATCGCGCAGATGACGAGCACGATCGCGGACGCGCGCAAGGACGGCGGCAGCCTCGTCACCTCGATCGCCGGGCGAACGGGGCAGATGACCGGGACGTGGGCTGCGGACGCGAAGACAATCGTCGCCACCGAAGTCGTCCCGGCGCTGGAACGCCAGCTTGCCGAACTCCAGCGTCAGCGCGGCGTTGCCAAGGGCGATCCTGGCATGCGCGAGCGTCCGCACGGCGCGGAGTTCTACGCCTGGGCCCTGCGCGCCAGCACGACGACGCGCGTTCCGCCCGAGGAAGTCCACCAGCGCGGACTTCAGGAACTCGCCGATCTCCATGCCCGCATGGACCCGATCCTGAAGTCGCTCGGCTACACGCAGGGCACCGTGGGCGCACGCATGACCGCGCTCGGCGAGGACAAGCGCTTCATGTTCTCCGAAGGCGATCCCGGTCGTACCGAGATCCTCGCCTTCATCCAGAAGCGCATTGACTGGATCCGTTCGCAGATGCCCCGCGCCTTCCGCGAGGTCGTTCCCGGCAATGTCGAAGTGCGCCGCCTGCCGCTTTCGGAGGAACCCGGTGCGCCGACCGCCTATGGCGGCGCGGGCTCGAAGGACGGCAGCGTGCCGGGCAAGATGTGGATCAACCTTCGCACCACCGACCTGCACCGCAAGTACGACCTGCCGACGCTGGTCCATCACGAGGCGATCCCCGGCCACGTCTGGCAGGGCGAATACGCCAACCGCCTGCCGCTGATCCGTTCGATCCTCGCGTTCAACGCCTATTCCGAAGGCTGGGCTCTCTATGGAGAGCAGTTGGCGGACGAACTTGGCGCCTATGACGACGATCCGGTCGGACGGCTCGGCTACCTACAATCGCTGGCGTTCCGCGCCTGCCGCATGGTGGTGGATACCGGGCTCCATTCGAAGGGCTGGACGCGCGAACAGGCCGTGCGCTTCTTCATGGAGAAGAACGGCAACAAGCGCGAGGAAGTGGTCAACGAGGTGGACCGCTATTGCTCGTGGCCGGGTCAGGCCTGCGGCTACAAGATGGGTCATTCGCAGATCGTGGCGCAGCGCAACCGGGCGCAGGACGCGCTCGGCGCGGCCTATGACCTGCGCGATTACGATCAGGCAGTGGTCGATGGCGGCAACGTGCCGCTGGATGTGCTGGCGCAGAACGTCAGCGAATATATCGCGGGCAAGACGCGCTGA
- the parC gene encoding DNA topoisomerase IV subunit A has protein sequence MVTTTDDDSDPFDAIVDAPFDAALSERYLVYALSTITARSLPDLRDGLKPVHRRLLWAMRQLKLDPASAYKKSARVVGDVIGKYHPHGDASVYDAMVRLAQDFSLRYPLVQGQGNFGNIDGDNAAAYRYTEARLTKTAIQLMAGLDEGTVDFIPTYNGEESEPDIFPGLFPNLLANGATGIAVGMATSIPSHNVAEIIDATLLLIDNPHAEHAQLMEVFKGPDFATGGLVVDSPEAISHAYETGKGAFRVRGRFSTGRNPDGSWEETGIEKLGAGQWQLVVSEIPYMLPKGKLIEQIAALIGDRKLPILEDVRDESDEEIRIVLVPKSRNVDPELLKESLYKLTELESRFSLNFNVLDSHRTPGVLGIKLLLSEWIYSQIDILLRRTRHRLEKIASRLELVAGYIIAYLNLDRIIEIIRTEDEPKPVMIAEFELTDRQAEAILNMRLRSLRKLEEMELRKEHEELLKEQDDLNKLLESPARQRTRIKRDLAMLRKDYAEDTALGRRRTTIAQAAKTVEFSMDAMIEKEPVTVILSQRGWIRAARGHVPLDGDFKFKEGDGPAYAFHAQTTDKLLIALDNGRFYTLGADKLPGARGFGEPIRTMVDIDAEAHIIAVVPYKPKAQLLLASNIGRGFAAEMDELLAETRKGRAVMSTKPGVTLTVVREIPAEHDHVAVVGDNRKLVIFSLEELPVMAKGQGVTLQRYRDGGMADVTTLKLEDGLSWTMGGDTGRTRTEKDMALWKVARGAAGRLPPVGFPRDNKFQG, from the coding sequence ATGGTGACCACGACCGACGACGACTCCGATCCGTTCGACGCCATCGTCGACGCGCCCTTCGATGCAGCGCTGTCCGAGCGCTATCTCGTCTACGCGCTGTCAACCATTACGGCCCGCTCGCTGCCTGACCTGCGCGATGGGTTGAAGCCGGTCCACCGCCGCCTGCTTTGGGCGATGCGCCAGCTCAAGCTGGACCCGGCGAGTGCCTACAAGAAGTCCGCCCGCGTCGTCGGCGACGTCATCGGTAAGTACCACCCGCATGGCGACGCCTCAGTCTACGACGCGATGGTGCGCCTCGCGCAGGACTTCTCGCTGCGCTATCCGCTGGTGCAGGGGCAGGGGAACTTCGGCAACATCGACGGCGATAACGCCGCTGCCTACCGCTACACCGAAGCACGCCTGACCAAGACCGCGATCCAACTCATGGCCGGGCTGGACGAGGGTACGGTCGATTTCATCCCGACCTACAATGGCGAGGAGAGCGAGCCGGATATCTTCCCCGGCCTGTTCCCGAACCTGCTGGCGAACGGCGCGACCGGCATTGCGGTCGGCATGGCGACCTCGATCCCGAGCCACAACGTGGCCGAGATCATCGACGCGACGCTGCTGCTGATCGACAATCCGCACGCCGAGCACGCGCAGCTGATGGAGGTCTTCAAGGGCCCAGACTTCGCGACCGGCGGACTCGTGGTCGACAGCCCCGAGGCGATCAGCCACGCCTACGAAACCGGCAAGGGCGCCTTCCGTGTGCGCGGTCGCTTCTCCACAGGGCGCAATCCCGACGGTTCGTGGGAAGAGACCGGGATCGAGAAGTTGGGCGCGGGGCAGTGGCAACTCGTCGTCAGCGAAATTCCCTACATGCTGCCCAAGGGCAAGCTGATCGAGCAGATCGCGGCCCTCATCGGCGACCGTAAGCTGCCGATCCTCGAGGACGTGCGCGACGAGAGCGATGAGGAAATCCGCATCGTCCTCGTCCCCAAGAGCCGTAACGTCGATCCGGAATTGTTGAAGGAAAGCCTCTACAAGCTGACCGAGCTGGAAAGCCGGTTCAGCCTGAACTTCAATGTGCTGGATTCGCACCGCACGCCGGGGGTTCTGGGCATCAAGCTGCTGCTGTCCGAGTGGATCTACAGCCAGATCGACATCTTGCTTCGCCGTACCCGGCACCGGCTTGAGAAGATCGCCTCGCGCCTCGAACTGGTTGCGGGTTACATCATCGCCTACCTCAACCTCGACCGGATCATCGAGATCATCCGCACCGAGGACGAGCCCAAGCCGGTGATGATCGCCGAGTTCGAACTGACCGACCGGCAGGCCGAAGCCATCCTCAACATGCGCCTGCGCAGCTTGCGCAAGCTTGAGGAAATGGAGCTTCGCAAGGAGCATGAGGAACTGCTTAAAGAGCAGGACGATCTCAACAAGCTGCTCGAAAGCCCGGCCCGCCAGCGCACCCGCATCAAGCGCGATCTCGCAATGCTGCGCAAGGACTATGCCGAGGATACTGCGCTCGGCCGTCGTCGTACCACGATCGCGCAGGCCGCCAAGACGGTCGAGTTCTCGATGGATGCGATGATCGAGAAGGAGCCGGTGACGGTGATCCTCTCGCAGCGCGGATGGATCAGGGCGGCCAGGGGTCACGTGCCGCTGGATGGTGATTTCAAGTTCAAGGAAGGCGATGGTCCCGCCTATGCCTTTCATGCGCAGACGACGGACAAGCTGCTGATCGCGCTCGACAACGGGCGCTTCTACACGCTGGGCGCGGACAAGCTGCCCGGCGCGCGTGGCTTCGGCGAGCCGATCCGCACGATGGTGGACATCGACGCGGAGGCGCACATCATTGCCGTCGTGCCCTACAAGCCCAAGGCGCAACTGTTGCTTGCGTCGAACATCGGGCGTGGCTTTGCGGCGGAGATGGACGAACTGCTGGCCGAGACCCGCAAGGGCCGCGCCGTCATGTCCACCAAGCCCGGCGTAACGCTGACGGTCGTGCGTGAGATCCCGGCCGAGCACGACCACGTCGCGGTGGTCGGCGACAATCGCAAGTTGGTGATCTTCAGCCTTGAGGAACTGCCGGTCATGGCCAAGGGGCAGGGCGTCACTCTCCAGCG
- a CDS encoding cysteine desulfurase family protein → MIYLDYQATTPLAPEAREAMLPWLGGPETTGFANPHSPHRPGRAAAAAVEVARAQVAALLPPGGRVIFTSGATEAINLAILGSGARKLAVSAIEHAAVLDTAQALDSGLAVLPVDTEGLVHVDVALPNDTGLVAVMQVNNEIGTVQPVERLAARTHAAGALFLCDAVQGAGKITPPADADLIAISAHKLYGPKGIGALWVRDGLDLAPLIRGGGQEQGLRSGTLSPMLCAGFGAAAALAKARMDEDAAHVALLWECARTILSRWTLNGSATRRWHGNLNLRLPGLDVARLMSELRDVAFSAGSACASGSGRPSHVLRALGLSDRDAKSSIRLGFGRYSELREVEDACARIEAAAAAQGV, encoded by the coding sequence GTGATCTACCTCGATTATCAGGCGACGACACCGCTCGCTCCCGAAGCGCGCGAGGCGATGCTGCCATGGCTCGGCGGGCCCGAAACGACAGGTTTTGCCAATCCGCACAGCCCGCATCGCCCCGGTCGTGCAGCCGCCGCAGCCGTGGAGGTAGCGCGTGCGCAGGTCGCCGCATTGCTGCCGCCCGGTGGCCGGGTGATATTCACATCCGGGGCGACCGAAGCGATCAACCTTGCGATCCTCGGCAGCGGCGCACGCAAGCTGGCCGTCTCAGCGATCGAGCACGCTGCCGTGCTGGATACCGCGCAGGCGCTCGATTCCGGGCTCGCGGTCTTGCCGGTCGACACCGAAGGGCTCGTCCATGTGGACGTCGCACTGCCCAACGATACCGGCCTTGTCGCCGTGATGCAGGTCAACAACGAGATCGGCACGGTGCAACCGGTAGAGCGCCTCGCCGCGCGCACACATGCGGCGGGAGCGCTGTTTCTGTGCGATGCGGTGCAGGGCGCGGGCAAGATCACGCCGCCGGCCGACGCCGATCTGATCGCGATCAGCGCACACAAGCTCTACGGACCCAAGGGCATCGGCGCACTGTGGGTTCGCGATGGGCTCGATCTCGCGCCGCTGATCCGCGGTGGGGGGCAGGAGCAGGGCCTGCGCTCAGGAACGCTGAGCCCGATGCTCTGCGCCGGTTTCGGGGCTGCGGCGGCTCTCGCCAAGGCGCGGATGGACGAAGATGCGGCGCACGTCGCGCTGCTTTGGGAATGCGCCCGGACGATCCTCTCGCGCTGGACGCTCAACGGCTCGGCCACCCGGCGCTGGCACGGGAACCTCAATCTGCGCCTGCCGGGGCTCGATGTCGCCCGTCTGATGTCAGAGTTGCGGGACGTGGCGTTTTCGGCAGGATCGGCCTGTGCCAGCGGGTCGGGCCGCCCCAGCCACGTGCTTCGCGCTTTGGGTCTTTCGGATAGGGATGCCAAAAGCTCTATCCGTCTGGGATTCGGGCGATATAGTGAACTTCGGGAAGTGGAGGATGCCTGCGCCAGAATAGAAGCCGCTGCGGCGGCGCAGGGAGTATGA
- a CDS encoding 2Fe-2S iron-sulfur cluster-binding protein: MVDVLFVNIDGSRVTAQAEPGSRLLEVAQNAGMPLEGTCEGQMACSTCHVIISPDWFDKLVPASDDEEDMLDLAAGVTRTSRLSCQIEVTEAMDGIAVRIPGVVRDMQIG, from the coding sequence TTGGTTGACGTCCTGTTTGTGAATATCGACGGATCGCGGGTGACGGCGCAGGCTGAGCCCGGTTCGCGGCTGCTGGAAGTCGCGCAGAACGCCGGAATGCCGCTCGAGGGAACGTGCGAGGGGCAGATGGCCTGCTCCACGTGCCACGTCATCATCTCGCCCGACTGGTTCGACAAGCTCGTCCCCGCGTCCGACGATGAGGAGGACATGCTGGACCTCGCGGCCGGCGTCACGCGTACCAGTCGCCTTTCCTGCCAGATCGAAGTGACCGAGGCGATGGATGGCATAGCGGTACGCATCCCGGGCGTCGTGCGCGACATGCAGATCGGCTGA
- a CDS encoding VacJ family lipoprotein: MSLTATAVAVMISSVAPQAVDPATTAPTSQPATEAGAAPQIPVSPDVATSEVPAAPAADAPAAGAQDAAPAAGAGSEIVVMPRKAPPPEDPLERINEQSFKTVQAVDKAVLEPVAKVYNKGLPKPVRQGLRNFFSNLGEPVVFVAYLLELKPGKAFETAGRFAINTTIGAAGFVDMAKRKPFNLPYRPNGLANVLGYYGVKPGPYFYLPIVGPTTLRDIIGDSVDRLLLPAAVGSPFNKPEVVIPSTILSQLGERAAFDEQIRDIRQQDNPYAYYRELYLKQREAEIEALHGRIVPDAPAVYGPGMKTAGKPKPAEEAAPATAPDTPTDATPPPAEAPATAPEPAPATMH, translated from the coding sequence ATGAGCCTTACGGCCACCGCCGTTGCGGTAATGATAAGTTCGGTGGCTCCGCAGGCCGTTGATCCGGCGACGACCGCTCCGACTTCGCAGCCTGCAACGGAAGCGGGCGCGGCTCCGCAGATCCCGGTATCACCCGATGTCGCGACTTCCGAGGTTCCGGCAGCACCCGCCGCAGATGCGCCTGCCGCCGGGGCGCAGGATGCCGCTCCCGCCGCAGGCGCGGGCTCCGAAATCGTCGTCATGCCGCGCAAGGCGCCGCCGCCAGAAGACCCGCTGGAGCGGATCAACGAACAGTCGTTCAAGACGGTGCAGGCCGTCGACAAGGCCGTGCTGGAGCCGGTCGCCAAGGTCTACAACAAGGGCTTGCCCAAGCCGGTGCGGCAGGGTCTGCGCAACTTCTTCTCGAACCTCGGCGAACCGGTGGTCTTCGTCGCATACCTGCTGGAACTGAAGCCCGGCAAGGCGTTCGAGACGGCGGGGCGCTTCGCGATCAACACCACGATCGGCGCGGCGGGGTTCGTCGACATGGCGAAGCGCAAGCCGTTCAACCTGCCCTACCGCCCCAACGGCCTTGCCAATGTGCTCGGCTATTATGGCGTGAAACCAGGACCTTACTTCTACCTGCCGATCGTCGGCCCGACGACGCTGCGCGATATCATCGGCGATTCCGTGGACCGCTTGCTGCTCCCCGCCGCCGTGGGCAGCCCGTTCAACAAGCCGGAGGTCGTGATCCCCTCGACCATCCTCAGCCAGCTGGGCGAGCGCGCCGCGTTCGACGAGCAGATCCGCGATATCCGCCAGCAGGACAACCCTTACGCCTACTACCGCGAGCTGTATCTGAAGCAGCGCGAGGCGGAGATCGAGGCGCTGCATGGCCGCATCGTACCGGATGCTCCGGCGGTCTACGGCCCGGGCATGAAGACCGCAGGCAAGCCCAAACCCGCAGAAGAGGCCGCTCCCGCAACTGCTCCTGACACGCCGACCGATGCCACGCCGCCGCCTGCGGAAGCACCCGCGACGGCTCCCGAGCCAGCGCCCGCAACCATGCACTGA
- a CDS encoding alpha/beta hydrolase gives MPAVIFPGPEGRLEGRFQPATRPRAPVAMILHPHPQAGGTMNDRITQHLYKTFVARGFATLRFNFRGVGRSQGSFDNGIGELSDAAAALDWVQSIHPEASTTWIAGYSFGALIGMQLLMRRPEIRGFISVAPPANMYDFSFLAPCPASGIIIQGTGDTVVTPNAVQKLVDKLRTQKHITIHHDEIPRANHFFEHETPELMRSVDNYLDMRLAPDCPIK, from the coding sequence ATGCCCGCAGTCATCTTCCCCGGTCCCGAAGGTCGTCTCGAAGGTCGTTTCCAGCCCGCAACGCGCCCGCGCGCGCCGGTGGCGATGATCCTCCATCCGCACCCGCAAGCGGGCGGCACGATGAACGACCGCATCACGCAGCACCTGTACAAGACGTTCGTGGCGCGCGGCTTCGCGACCCTGCGCTTCAACTTCCGCGGCGTCGGCCGCAGCCAGGGCAGCTTCGACAACGGCATCGGCGAACTGTCCGACGCGGCGGCAGCGCTCGACTGGGTGCAGTCGATCCACCCGGAAGCTTCGACCACCTGGATCGCGGGCTATTCGTTCGGCGCGCTGATCGGCATGCAGCTGCTTATGCGCCGCCCGGAGATCCGCGGCTTCATCTCGGTCGCGCCGCCCGCGAACATGTACGACTTCTCGTTCCTCGCGCCCTGCCCGGCCTCGGGCATCATCATCCAGGGCACGGGCGACACGGTGGTGACGCCCAACGCCGTGCAGAAGCTGGTCGACAAGCTGCGCACGCAGAAGCACATCACCATCCACCACGACGAGATCCCGCGCGCGAACCACTTCTTCGAGCACGAGACGCCGGAGCTGATGCGCTCGGTCGACAACTACCTCGACATGCGCCTCGCCCCGGATTGCCCGATCAAGTAA
- a CDS encoding cysteine desulfurase family protein, with product MAFPNIYLDHAATTPLLPAAREAWLEGAALWANPSSPHAAGRAARAALEDARARVKAALGWQGEVLFTSGASEALALGLGRAKAERRLVSAVEHDAVFRAAPDAQVLPVVGGEVDGDALAAALAGQGRAVVAVQSVNSETGSVLLGDGLVPFSARSDALVSRVREGGGLFLADCSQSAGKWALPDADMVVVSAHKLGGPVGIGALLVRDFAMLEPTGGQERGYRAGTENLPAALAFAAALEAGGIGQWATSEAQRLAFRDRLREHGEVIQPGVPCSYIFAVAAPKISATAMLIRMDAKGFAISAGSACSSGTLKQSRVLKGFGIGEDLAKRTVRVSIGWSTTPEELDAFAAALAEVNA from the coding sequence ATGGCCTTTCCGAACATCTATCTCGACCACGCGGCGACCACGCCGCTCCTCCCCGCCGCCCGCGAGGCCTGGCTGGAGGGTGCCGCCCTATGGGCCAATCCGTCGAGCCCCCACGCCGCCGGCCGCGCCGCCCGTGCCGCTCTCGAAGATGCCCGCGCCCGCGTGAAGGCGGCGCTGGGCTGGCAGGGCGAAGTGCTCTTCACTTCGGGTGCGAGCGAGGCGCTGGCCTTGGGGCTCGGTCGTGCCAAGGCGGAACGGCGACTGGTTTCGGCGGTCGAGCATGACGCCGTGTTTCGCGCGGCACCCGATGCGCAGGTGCTGCCGGTGGTGGGTGGCGAGGTGGACGGCGATGCGCTGGCTGCGGCGCTGGCTGGGCAGGGCAGGGCTGTCGTCGCGGTGCAGTCGGTGAACTCAGAGACCGGTTCGGTGCTTCTCGGTGACGGCTTGGTGCCGTTCAGTGCACGGTCCGATGCACTAGTCTCTCGGGTCCGGGAAGGGGGCGGGCTGTTCCTTGCGGATTGCTCGCAATCGGCGGGAAAGTGGGCTTTGCCGGATGCCGACATGGTGGTCGTTTCGGCGCACAAGCTGGGCGGCCCGGTCGGCATCGGCGCGCTGCTGGTGCGCGACTTCGCGATGCTGGAACCGACCGGCGGGCAGGAGCGCGGCTATCGCGCAGGCACCGAAAACCTTCCCGCAGCGCTGGCTTTCGCGGCGGCTCTGGAGGCCGGAGGGATCGGGCAATGGGCGACCAGTGAGGCGCAGCGTTTGGCGTTCCGGGACCGGCTCCGGGAACATGGTGAAGTGATCCAGCCCGGCGTCCCGTGCTCGTACATCTTCGCCGTGGCTGCGCCGAAAATCTCGGCGACGGCCATGCTGATCCGCATGGACGCCAAGGGCTTCGCGATCTCGGCAGGCAGCGCCTGTTCGTCCGGAACGCTGAAACAAAGCCGTGTTCTCAAAGGCTTCGGCATTGGCGAGGATCTGGCCAAACGCACCGTCCGGGTATCCATAGGGTGGAGCACCACGCCCGAGGAACTCGACGCTTTCGCCGCCGCCTTGGCCGAGGTGAACGCGTGA